GTACGGTGGCTATCGCCTGAACAGTATGGTTCTCCAATGCAGGGACATATTGCAGGAAGTCCGGGTTAACCAGCATATTCCCGATTCCAAGCAGCAGGCCCGCCGCAGGCAGAATGGCAACCGGCAGCATAAGCGCCTTACCGACTCTCTGCAGAACGCCAAATAATTTTTTAAACATTCGGGTCACTTCCTAATCCTTAGTTTCTGTCAACAGAAGCCAAAAAAGGCATGAGCAATACAGTACGCAGATTGCCCGGCTAACGCTAACGTTAGAGTACCCCGAGATGGGGCTGGACAACCATAATACTGTAAATCACTCATGCCTGATCGTATCAGTTACACGTTTGTATTCTGCTTCTGTTTCATAACAGGGATCATTGTAGCATCATTGATTTGAAGTTGCAACCCCTAAAATCGCTAAAGGATCTCCGGCGGCTCCAGCTCAGCCTCATCTTCCTTCTTCTGGGCGATACGCTGCAGATGAATCGTCAGATAGCTGACCTCGGCCGGATATACCGGAATGCGCACCCGCTGCTCAATCACCTTCGTGAGCTTCCAGGCAAGCATGTACATCTCGGGGTACTCCCGCTTCATGAGTCCATCCAGGGACGAGGTCTCGCGCACAGTCTCTCCCCGGCGCAGACGTTCCAGAACGAACCGCAAATGGGTCACCAGCCTTGAATAATCCAGCGAATCCCGCGGAATGCGGTATTCCAGGTTATCCTCCACCAGCCCCACCATATCCCCGATCAGCTGGGAATGCTGCTTCACCTCGGAGATATGGCGGTTGCTAAGCGCACTGACAATATGCAGAGCCACGAAGCCGATCTCATCCGGCGGCAGCGTCACCTTCATCGCCTCATTGATCCGCTCCACCGCATATTCCGCCAGACTGTATTCGTCCGGATAAATCTCCCGGGTCTCGTACAGAAACGGATTATGAATAGCCATATGCTGCTCGCTTCTGCGGATCGCGAAGGAAATATGGTCGGTAAGAGCAATATGGATATGCTCATTCAGCGTCTGGCGGCTGCTCTGCATAATATGCAGCACAATCTCCTGGACCACCTCAATCAGCTTCTCGTCTACCTGCGGTACCAGCTGCTTGTATTGCTCCTGCTCCTCCTGGCTTCGCAGGATAAACATTTTCTCTACGGAGGACAGGTTGATCCGGTCCCGCGTTTTGCGGTTGAAGCCGATCCCCTTGCCGATCACCACAACCTCGGCATACTGGGGATGCTCGGCAATGATCACGTTATTATTAAGCACCTTGCCCACGGTAATGCTGCTCACTTGCGACACCTCTTTTACTTCTGAATCCTGATCTATTCCAGCAGCACGATACATGGTTCACTCGTGTGTGATTCGTTGCCTTAAGCTCCTATCATAACATCAAGAATCTCAAATTAGAAGTGTGCCGCAAGCCGCCCGCAGTCTCTCTTCATTTGACCCGAAACGTCCGGCCTGAGAACCTGTATACCATAATCAGCGCAGCCAGCATATACACCACAGCGGAGAGCGCTACGATCACGGCAAACATACCAGGCTCACTCTTGAACTGCATCGCGATGAATCCTACCCCGAGCACCACACTATTCACAATCGTGAAGAACGGATTTTTCACATTGAGCTCTGTGCTATAGGGCTGAAAGATATAGTACATGAACAGATGATGCACCGAGAAGAACAGGGACAGCGCCACAATCGTCACGCAAAAGAGTACAGCATCCCCCGCGCCCCAGCTCTCCGTTGACAGCAGCAGCAGCAGGTTCACCGCCAGGCAGATCGCGGCAGCCGGGATCAGATTAAGCATACTGATACGCAGCAGCCGGATGCGGAAGTTGCTTAGAATCGCCGATTGTTCACGGTAGAATCCGTAGCGCAGCAGGCTGAGATCACAGTTGTAGAACATCGCCTTGCAGAGGCGTTCGCCAATGGAGGTATAGTTCATGATGATCAGGAAGGTCGGCAATGCGGTGATCAGATAATGAGTCAGCTTGGTAAAAGCGTTCTGGGACAACAGCATCGTCAGCAACGCTGCTACAAAGAGCGAGCCAATGATCACCAGCCTGCGCACTATCGGACTGGTGATCAGCCGCCGGTGACGCGAGAAAAAGATTGCATTCAGGTAGGCGTACCCGCTTTTCCCCTCGAACTGGCCATGATTCAGTTGTTCTGCCGAGTAGTGTTGATCTTGGGTAGCCACATCCTTCACCCTTGCTTCTTTCATCATCCGGCCCATGTCGAGCAGCGGATCATCGATTTTGGTGACGGCATCGACGGCATTCGTATAGTCCTTATAACGGGCGATATAGACCGCGCTTAAGGTCCCCAGCACCAATACGCTTAGTACCACAGGCAGATTGAACAGCATTCGGCTCTCTACTACCGCAAACCCCGGGAGCAGCGGAAGATAGGCCAGCAGATAGCCAGCGCCGATGGCAGTCCAGATCCAGCTTGTTTTTTTGACAATCACAATGCCGTAGCGGTCAAACACCCGCAGATGCAGCGCCTCGCAAGCCGTACGCCAGAACGTCAGCAGCAGTGTAAGAACCGCCCCATGCCACAGCGGAGCACCGAGAAGACTCCCGAAGACCAGCATCGCCGGAATATAAGTAACCAGAAAGCTGATCCCGCGCAGCGTAAGTGTGGTCCGCATATATCGCTCAGCCGGCAGCCTCATCAGCTTCACGAATATGTATTTATCCCGCTTCGGCTCCAGAATAACCGCGCTGGAAACCCCGGCGGTGAAGAAGCTAATACACAACAGCATCTGCAAATAGAGCTGGTATTGCACTGGCAGGGTTAAGGATATATCTTGTCCTATCAGCTTCACCGGAAGAAAGATCATTATGCCCAGATAAGCGAACTTCGTCACAAAGGCCATAAGGACCTTCAAAATATGCACGATAACAGATAGGGTCCGCTTCAGCGTGGTCTCCGAATAGACCGTGGCCGGGATCAGCTTGCCCAGCACCGGGAGCTTACGGATATAGAACATCAGCCGGTTGGCGCCCGACATCCCACGCACTTCCAGAATCGCCTTCAGCGTCCTAATCATGATCCTCATCCTTCAACAGCGCAATAATCTGCTCTTCAAATTCCGGACTGTGCAGGGTCTCCGCCGGAATCTCGCGCAGCGTGCCGTTATTCAGAATCACCAGCTCATCGCAGAGATCGGCCGCCAGCTGCAGAATATGCGTGGAGAAAATAATGATATGATCCCGCTTCATCTCCCGCAGCAGCTTCTTAATCTCCAGCGCCACTACCACGTCGAACGAGGTTAAAGGCTCATCGAGCAGGATCAGCGGGGGGCGGGAAATGATAAAGCACAGCATCTGAATTTTGTTCTTCATCCCGTGGGAGTAGCCCTTGATCAGACGGTGCCTGTCCGCCTCCTCGAAACGGATGATATCGAAATACTCCTCGATGGTCCGCTCCGCTTGTATCTTCCCCTTATTGATGTCCATGTAGAACTTCACAAACTCATAACCGGTCAGGAAGTCAGGCAGAATCGGCAAGGAGAATACGTAGCCGATCTCCTCCTCAAGCAGCGGAAGACTCACCTCATTTCTGCGCAGAAAAGCCCCTCCGCTATCCATTTGGATCTCCCCGCTCAGGCAGTTGAACAACGAGGTCTTTCCCGCGCCGTTGCGGCCTAGCAAGCCGTATATTTTGCCCTGCTCAAAGGTAAAGTCGATCCCCTTCAGCACCTCCCTGCCGTCAAAGCTCTTGCGTATATTATCCAGTATAAGCTCCATGCCTGTGCCTCCGTTTCAGCGCCAAAGATAAGGAATCTCTGCTGCGCAGCTCATTATAAAAAAGGTATGGCCGGCGGTTACTGCTGCCTGCCATACCTTGGTGACTTGCTCTTATCCTTCAGGGTGTTCTGAAGGTTCCGCCGGTTGCGCGGGAGTAACCGGCGCAGACGGGGCCGGTCTGGTTACCACAGTGGAGAGGGGTGCTGCTGTGTGTCTGACAGCATCCTTCTGTCCCGACTTGCCCGAAGTCAATCCTTTGATCAGGGACTCGACGTCAATGCCGGAGACGCTCTTCAGCATCTCAGGGGCTGTCGCCATCAGTTGGGTAACATAATTGCTGACCCGGGCGGCGCCTTCGCCGTTACCGGTATCTACAACGGTAAGCTTATCGATAGATGCCAGCGGCTCGGCGATCCGTCCTGCCAGATCCGGCAGCATTTTGACAATAATATCGAGTACGGCAGCTTCGCCGAATTTCTCGAAGGCTTCTGCCAGCTTCTGTTTGGCTTCCGCTTCGGCAAGACCCCGCAGGCGGATAACCTCTGCTTCCGCTTTACCCTTAGCCAGCTCAGCATCGGCAACCGCCTGACCTTCCAACCTTTTCTGCTCGGAAGTTGCCTGTGCCTGCTTCTCGATGCTATACTGCAGGGCGTCTGCTTCACGCATGCGCTTGGCCTTGTCGGCTTCCGCCGCCTGCTCCACTGCATAACGGTCTGCTTCCGCTTTCTTCTTCACTTCGGCGTCATACTGCTTCTCTCGTACCTGAATTTCCTTAGCCTGGATATCGATTTCGCGTTCCTTGCGGACCAGCTCAACCTTCATCTGCTCTTCCACCACAGTCTGCTTGGCACGCGCCTCCTGAATGTGGTACGCCTGGTCGGCTTCCGCCTTGGCAGTATCCTGGTCACGCTTGAACGCGGCGACCTTGAGCTGGTTCTCCTTCGAAGCTTCGGCAATGTTGGTATCACGCAGCAGCTCTGCCTTCTGCCCCTGTTCTTCGGCGTTGGCCTTCTGAATCCGCGCATCGCGGACAGCTTCCGCTTCGGCAATCTCCGCATCCCGCTTCACTGCGGCAATCCGCGGTTTACCCAGCGCTTCCAGGTATCCGTGCTTATCGCGTACATCCTTGATGGTGAACGAGACAATCTGGAGTCCCATCTTCTTAAGGTCACGGGCAGCCACGCCCTGAACCTCCTGGGCGAAACGGTCGCGGTTACGGTAGACCTCTTCTACGGTCATCGTACCGAGGATCGCCCGCAGATGTCCTTCCAGCACTTCCTGCGCTTCACTCTTCAGGGATTCAATCGGCTTGCCCATGAACTGCTCGGCGGCCGTTGCCACATCTTCCGTAGAGCTGCCTACCTTGATGATGGCGACCCCGTCGGCAATGACCGGCACGCCTTGCTCCGTATAGACCTCCGGGGTGGTCACATCGAGCTTATGGGAGAGCAGGGACATGAACTCCGCCTTCTGGAAGACGGGGAGAATGAACGCACCGCCGCCGCGGACGATTTTGATTTTGCGGCCGGAGCCGTCATCCGATATATGATTGTTGCCTAAGAAGGAACCGGTGACGATCATGCCTTCATCCGGGCCAACCGTCTTGTAACGGGCCCAGAAGGCGAGTCCGAGGACAAGCAGTACAGCGATTACTATCGCAGGTATAAATAGGGATTCTGGAATATTTTCTAGCATCATAAGTCCACTCCTTTTCTCTCTTCGAATTCAGACACAAGCGCTACACCTTCACGTACCTCAACTACAACAACCTTGATTCCAGCCGGCAGTGCACGCTGCTCGAAGCTGGCCGCCGTATGCAGGCTGTTGCCTGCACCGAACTTCACCATAATCTCACCGTAGCCTACGCCGGGGACCGGGACGGTAACCTCACCGATTCTCCCCGGCAGTTCACTCATGGAGAAGCCGTTCGACATCTCGCTGTTCCTCATGGGCTTCACGACAACCAAATGCATAACAACGCCCATGAATGCCGCAACCAGCAGGGACAAGGCAAGAATCACACCATCTTCCAGTCCGCTGTAGCGATTAAGCAGCATGCCTGCTCCGCCAAATACAGTGATTCCTCCTGCCAACAGGGTAGGATTCAGGAAATCAAAGGATACGATGTCAAAAATCCCGTCCAGTGCACTCCCAATCAGGTCGCCTACCACTACACTGACTACAGCAAAAAGAATGCCCAGCACCAAACAGCCCAAATACAGCGTTTGCATGTTAGTCTCCTCCCGTCATTACTTCCGGACTGTCATACTAGGTTAAACGCAACAAACCTGCCCTTGGTTTCACAAAGTTGGAGATTGCTCTCATTAATGTATGCCGGGAGCGGAAAAATTAACAGATAAAAGAAGCCGCCCCCATAAATGGAAGGCGGCTGTACTATCGAAGGCTAACTTACAAAGCCATCTTATAAATTTCAACAACATCCTGACGCTCCAGCTTGCGGAAGTTGCCGAACGGGCCGAAGCGGACCGCCTTGTCGGCCATACTGCCAATTTCGCTGTCGTCGATATCGTAATCACCGAGCGTCTTCGGAGCACCAATGGAATCCCAGAAGCTGCGGAGCGCTTCAATGCCTTCGAGGCCGGTCTGCTCATCGGTCTTGCCTGAAGGGTCGATACCGAACACGTTCACTGCCAGCTGGCGGAAGCGGGCAGGATTCGTGCTGAGGTTATATCTCATCCACTGCGGGAAGAGAATCGCCAGGCCACCGCCGTGGGGAATATCGTACACAGCGGATACGGCATGCTCAATGTTGTGCGTAGCCCAGTCACCGGCAAAGCCCATGCTGACCATTCCGTTCAGCGCCATCGTCCCGCAGTACATAATGGTCTCGCGCAGCTCGTAATTGTTCAGATCCTCAATCAGCTTAGGAGCCGTCTCAATCACGGTGCGAAGCAGACTCTCCAGGAAGCCGTCCTGCAAAGGCGTATTGCTGTCTGTATGGAAATAATGCTCCAGCGTATGGGACATGATGTCCACCATACCGTACACCGTCTGGTCGCGCGGCAGGGTGAAGGTGTTCTCCGGGTCAAGGATCGAGAAGGCCGGATAGGCATGGATGCTGCCCCAGCCCATTTTCTCCTGGGTCACTTCGTTGGTGATCACCGAGCCGTTGTTCATTTCCGAGCCGGTAGCTGCCATCGTCAGCACGGTTCCCAGCGGAAGCGCTCCTTGAGGAGCTGCCTTGCGTTCTACGAAGTCCCACATATCCCCTTCATATTTCGCTCCGACCGCCACAGCCTTGGCACAATCCAGCACGCTGCCGCCGCCGACGGCAAGAATCAGGTCAATGTGATGCTCACGGCACAACGCTACACCCTTATGTACCGTTGAGAGACGCGGATTCGGCTCCACTCCCGCAAGCTCGGTTACTACGGCACCAACCGCAGCCAGCTCGGCAATGACGTTATCGTACAGGCCGCTGCGTTTAATACTTCCGCCGCCGTACATCAGCAGTACGTTCTTACCGTATTTCGGCACCTCGGTACGGAGTGCCTGCAATGTCCCCTGTCCGAAAATAAGCTTGGTAGGGTTATAAAATTCAAACTTGCGCATATGGGTAAACCTCCATGAGTATGTGAATGTGAAGCACCTGTCTATTATAGTCCTCCTGCCTGGCGCATTCAAATCGAGGCGCATATCATCATTTCCCAATGAAAAATGCCCCCGCCGGATCCGGCAGGGACAGTACATTTTGCAAACATTACTTAAGTTCGGTCTCAGTTAAAGCCGCTGCTGTTCAGGAACCGGCGGAAGGCCGCCTGCCCTTCCGGCGTGCGTTTGTAGACTCCGGCATGCTCCAGAATGTGAGTGAACTTCGTACCCACCTCATTCTGGATGGTCTTCACCGCTGCTTCGCGGCTGAGGGAGGTGCCGAAGCGGCTTACCAGTTCGGTAATCCAGGCAGTGTGCAGCGCCAGCGGATGCTCCTGGCCCTGGCTCTGGACATCTCCGAGAAGCGCCGTGTCGCCCGCCAGTATGCCGGCGATGGCGTCAAGCTCTTCCTTGAGCCGTCCCGGCAGAATCGCCAGGCCCATCACCTCAATCAGGCCGATGTTCTCCTTCTTGATATGGTGCATCTCCCGGTGCGGGTGGAAAATCCCTTCGGGATATTCCTCGCTGGTCCGGTTGTTGCGCAGCACCAGATCCATCTCATAGCCGCCGTCCTCTGCGCGGCGCACGATAGGGGTAACAGTGTTATGCGGAACACTCTCGCCCTCCTCTTCACTGAACGCCAGCACGTCGGCAGCCGGATCGCTATACGTCTTCCAAGACTCGTAGATATGGTTGCCTGCCTCCAGCAGCACCGCCGGATCTTCTGCATGCATCCGCAGCACGGACATCGGCCACTTCACGGTGCTTAAGCTGACACCGGGATATGAGGCATGTGTGAAGGTATCCTCTTTGGGTGCCTTCTGGATAGGGAACGTATGCCGTCCGCCTTGGAAGTGGTCATGCGTCAGAATGGAGCCGCCGACAATCGGCAGGTCGGCATTCGAGCCGATGAAATAATGCGGGAAGGCTTCCGTGAAGCTAAGCAGACGCTTCAGCGTATCCTTCGTCAGCTTCATCGGCACATGATCGTGGTGGAACACGATGCAGTGCTCGTTATAGTAGACATAAGGCGAGTACTGGAAGAACCACTTCTCGCTGTTCATCGAGAGCGGGATCACGCGCAGGTTCTGACGCGGCGGGTGATTGACCCGGCCGGCATAGCCGACATTCTCGCGGCAGAGCTGGCACTTCGGATAGACCGGAGGCGGAAGCAGCCGGGCCATGGCGATTTCCTTCGGACTTTTCTCCGGCTTGGAGAGGTTGATCGTCATCTCAATATCCCCGTACGGTGACTCCTGGAGCCAATACACATTCTTCGCTACCCGGTCCATACGGATATAGTTGGAATCAATGCTCAGCTTATAAAAGCGGTCCGTTGCCGCCTGAATGCCCTGCTCCGCCCGGAGCGCGGCGAACTCCGCATTCACCTCGGACGGACGGGCCATGAGCAGGCCCATAATCTTCGCATCCAGCAGGTCGCGGTACGTATCCGTATTCTCCGGGATCAGCCCGAGACTGAACCCGTAATCAATCAGCTGGTCCAGCGGACTCTGCGGGCTGTCCAGCGGAGCTTCAGTGAACTCACCGGGATACGGCTCACTGAAGCCGAACTGGTCCAGGAGTTCATTGCGGCTGTAATCCACATCTGCGGGCTGGATCAGTCCCGTGTGTCCGGCAAACAGAACCAGCTGTTCAATGGCATACAGCGCCTTTTCAGCGGCAGCAGCCATACTATTATCGTTCTGCATTTCATTTCTCCTTCTATGGTGCCTTATGCGGCGCTCTGGCATTCTGTGTATTTCAGCTTCGGCAATAATCAGCTCCGCTGCTTACTCCCCATACCCTTGCGGATTAGCGGAGTGCCAGCTCCAGGCGCTCTGAATGATGTCTTCAAGGTCAGCATGCTGCGGGTCCCAGCCCAGAACCTTCCGGGCTTTGTCAGAAGAAGCGACGAGCACTGCCGGATCTCCCGCGCGGCGCTCCTGAACCACAACTGGAATGTCCAGGCCAGTCACCTTCTTCGCGGTCTCAATCACCTGCTTCACAGAGAAGCCCA
The window above is part of the Paenibacillus sp. FSL H8-0048 genome. Proteins encoded here:
- a CDS encoding protease — encoded protein: MQTLYLGCLVLGILFAVVSVVVGDLIGSALDGIFDIVSFDFLNPTLLAGGITVFGGAGMLLNRYSGLEDGVILALSLLVAAFMGVVMHLVVVKPMRNSEMSNGFSMSELPGRIGEVTVPVPGVGYGEIMVKFGAGNSLHTAASFEQRALPAGIKVVVVEVREGVALVSEFEERKGVDL
- a CDS encoding UDP-glucose--hexose-1-phosphate uridylyltransferase, encoding MQNDNSMAAAAEKALYAIEQLVLFAGHTGLIQPADVDYSRNELLDQFGFSEPYPGEFTEAPLDSPQSPLDQLIDYGFSLGLIPENTDTYRDLLDAKIMGLLMARPSEVNAEFAALRAEQGIQAATDRFYKLSIDSNYIRMDRVAKNVYWLQESPYGDIEMTINLSKPEKSPKEIAMARLLPPPVYPKCQLCRENVGYAGRVNHPPRQNLRVIPLSMNSEKWFFQYSPYVYYNEHCIVFHHDHVPMKLTKDTLKRLLSFTEAFPHYFIGSNADLPIVGGSILTHDHFQGGRHTFPIQKAPKEDTFTHASYPGVSLSTVKWPMSVLRMHAEDPAVLLEAGNHIYESWKTYSDPAADVLAFSEEEGESVPHNTVTPIVRRAEDGGYEMDLVLRNNRTSEEYPEGIFHPHREMHHIKKENIGLIEVMGLAILPGRLKEELDAIAGILAGDTALLGDVQSQGQEHPLALHTAWITELVSRFGTSLSREAAVKTIQNEVGTKFTHILEHAGVYKRTPEGQAAFRRFLNSSGFN
- a CDS encoding iron-containing alcohol dehydrogenase, producing MRKFEFYNPTKLIFGQGTLQALRTEVPKYGKNVLLMYGGGSIKRSGLYDNVIAELAAVGAVVTELAGVEPNPRLSTVHKGVALCREHHIDLILAVGGGSVLDCAKAVAVGAKYEGDMWDFVERKAAPQGALPLGTVLTMAATGSEMNNGSVITNEVTQEKMGWGSIHAYPAFSILDPENTFTLPRDQTVYGMVDIMSHTLEHYFHTDSNTPLQDGFLESLLRTVIETAPKLIEDLNNYELRETIMYCGTMALNGMVSMGFAGDWATHNIEHAVSAVYDIPHGGGLAILFPQWMRYNLSTNPARFRQLAVNVFGIDPSGKTDEQTGLEGIEALRSFWDSIGAPKTLGDYDIDDSEIGSMADKAVRFGPFGNFRKLERQDVVEIYKMAL
- the glcT gene encoding glucose PTS transporter transcription antiterminator GlcT, whose product is MSSITVGKVLNNNVIIAEHPQYAEVVVIGKGIGFNRKTRDRINLSSVEKMFILRSQEEQEQYKQLVPQVDEKLIEVVQEIVLHIMQSSRQTLNEHIHIALTDHISFAIRRSEQHMAIHNPFLYETREIYPDEYSLAEYAVERINEAMKVTLPPDEIGFVALHIVSALSNRHISEVKQHSQLIGDMVGLVEDNLEYRIPRDSLDYSRLVTHLRFVLERLRRGETVRETSSLDGLMKREYPEMYMLAWKLTKVIEQRVRIPVYPAEVSYLTIHLQRIAQKKEDEAELEPPEIL
- a CDS encoding ABC transporter ATP-binding protein; its protein translation is MELILDNIRKSFDGREVLKGIDFTFEQGKIYGLLGRNGAGKTSLFNCLSGEIQMDSGGAFLRRNEVSLPLLEEEIGYVFSLPILPDFLTGYEFVKFYMDINKGKIQAERTIEEYFDIIRFEEADRHRLIKGYSHGMKNKIQMLCFIISRPPLILLDEPLTSFDVVVALEIKKLLREMKRDHIIIFSTHILQLAADLCDELVILNNGTLREIPAETLHSPEFEEQIIALLKDEDHD
- a CDS encoding flotillin family protein, which codes for MLENIPESLFIPAIVIAVLLVLGLAFWARYKTVGPDEGMIVTGSFLGNNHISDDGSGRKIKIVRGGGAFILPVFQKAEFMSLLSHKLDVTTPEVYTEQGVPVIADGVAIIKVGSSTEDVATAAEQFMGKPIESLKSEAQEVLEGHLRAILGTMTVEEVYRNRDRFAQEVQGVAARDLKKMGLQIVSFTIKDVRDKHGYLEALGKPRIAAVKRDAEIAEAEAVRDARIQKANAEEQGQKAELLRDTNIAEASKENQLKVAAFKRDQDTAKAEADQAYHIQEARAKQTVVEEQMKVELVRKEREIDIQAKEIQVREKQYDAEVKKKAEADRYAVEQAAEADKAKRMREADALQYSIEKQAQATSEQKRLEGQAVADAELAKGKAEAEVIRLRGLAEAEAKQKLAEAFEKFGEAAVLDIIVKMLPDLAGRIAEPLASIDKLTVVDTGNGEGAARVSNYVTQLMATAPEMLKSVSGIDVESLIKGLTSGKSGQKDAVRHTAAPLSTVVTRPAPSAPVTPAQPAEPSEHPEG